The following nucleotide sequence is from Deinococcus proteolyticus MRP.
TGCAGCCCAGCCCAGACCTCTTCCCCACTGCCGATGACGGCCTTTTTCAGCATTTGCTGCGGCGCGACTTCCATCTGCTTCAGCCACTCACGGGCATCCGTAGGGCTCATCAGCGGCCCACGGCGGCCCGCAGCGATGCCCAGGGCCAGAGCGGCGCCCGTCAGCGACAGTTCGTGGGCTTCGGCTGTGGTGGGGGCCGCCACGGCATTCACGCCCAGAATGGCGTACGGCTCCGCCAGATGTTGGCTGGGGCGGAAGTGCCGGCGGTAGGTGTCCAGCGCCTCACGCGGGTCGAATCCGCTGAAGTGGTAGGCAAAGGCGTAGGGCCGGCCCAGTCGCCCGGCCAGCTGGGCACCGAACAGGCTGGACCCCAGGATGTACAGCGGTGGCAGCGGCCCCTGCGGGTGAGCCTGCACCGTGCTGAACAGCGAGGTGCCCGGCCACTCGGCTTCCCCGGCAAAAGCCTGCAACATGGCAATCTGCGCCCCGAAATCGTCGGTCGCCAGGGCGTCAGGAGCGCGGCGTAGCGCCAGAGCGGTGCGGCCATCGGTGCCGGGGGCCCGGCCCAGGCCCAGGTCGATCCGGCCCGGAAACAGGGCTTCCAGCGTCAGGAAGTTCTCGGCCACTTTCAGCGGCGAGTGGTTCGGCAGCATGATGCCCCCCGACCCGATGCGGATACGCTGGGTGCGCTGTGCGGCCAGACCCAGCAGAATCTCGGTGGCCGAACTGACGAAGGT
It contains:
- a CDS encoding LLM class flavin-dependent oxidoreductase codes for the protein MTDLKLSVLDLFPVSEGMTPGEALENSLKLAEAADCYQYSRYWVAEHHNTETFVSSATEILLGLAAQRTQRIRIGSGGIMLPNHSPLKVAENFLTLEALFPGRIDLGLGRAPGTDGRTALALRRAPDALATDDFGAQIAMLQAFAGEAEWPGTSLFSTVQAHPQGPLPPLYILGSSLFGAQLAGRLGRPYAFAYHFSGFDPREALDTYRRHFRPSQHLAEPYAILGVNAVAAPTTAEAHELSLTGAALALGIAAGRRGPLMSPTDAREWLKQMEVAPQQMLKKAVIGSGEEVWAGLQGLAASTGAQELMITTHTHDPLARRRSYRLIAQAAGLMDAPAAESTAAAGGV